The following coding sequences lie in one Marinobacter sp. ANT_B65 genomic window:
- a CDS encoding methanobactin export MATE transporter MbnM → MRKRHLRAGFRRPVMGVALLIMLTGCLEQSQTTVDDQGARVSGFDWELPEQIPLPREPEDNPMTEEKFQLGRHLFYDSRLSSNGTISCSSCHQQDKAFSDGLAQASGATGERHPRNSQALVNVAWNNTLTWANPSLGTIEKQIMIPLFGDDPIEHGLNEGNHEQVLRSLQAEPAYASLFAEAFPDQSDPLSGDLAWDNIVKALASFVRGLTSFDSDYDRGAMSEEALRGERLFNSERLECFHCHAGYNFTDATTDRLTTFNTLLFHNTGLYNIDGLGAYPEPNTGRHEVTGNPDHMGQFRAPGLRNVALTAPYNHDGSVDTLEDVIRNYAAGGRLIVSPPYPGDGRMNPYKDGFIVSFSITESEIQDLVAFLESLTDQAFITNPRFSNPWTDNSNKDLTP, encoded by the coding sequence ATGAGAAAGCGCCATTTGAGGGCCGGCTTTCGCCGGCCTGTCATGGGTGTTGCTTTGCTGATTATGCTGACTGGCTGTCTGGAACAAAGCCAGACGACGGTGGATGATCAGGGTGCCCGGGTTTCCGGTTTCGACTGGGAGCTCCCGGAGCAGATTCCCCTGCCCAGGGAGCCCGAAGACAACCCTATGACGGAAGAGAAATTCCAGCTTGGGCGGCATCTGTTCTATGACAGTCGCCTGTCTTCCAACGGCACAATCAGCTGTTCCAGTTGTCATCAGCAGGACAAGGCGTTCAGTGATGGGCTGGCGCAGGCTTCCGGGGCCACAGGGGAACGTCATCCGAGGAACAGCCAGGCTCTGGTGAACGTTGCCTGGAATAATACTCTGACATGGGCCAACCCCAGCCTTGGGACTATCGAGAAACAGATCATGATTCCTCTGTTTGGTGATGACCCCATTGAGCATGGGCTGAACGAGGGTAACCATGAGCAGGTGCTCCGGAGTTTGCAGGCTGAACCTGCGTACGCAAGTTTGTTTGCCGAGGCATTTCCTGATCAGAGTGATCCTTTATCCGGTGATCTGGCCTGGGACAATATAGTTAAAGCGCTTGCCTCTTTTGTTCGTGGGTTAACTTCGTTCGACAGTGACTATGACCGGGGGGCCATGTCTGAAGAGGCTTTGCGGGGAGAGCGGTTATTTAATAGCGAAAGGCTGGAATGTTTTCACTGCCATGCCGGGTATAACTTTACCGATGCCACTACGGACCGCCTGACCACTTTCAATACCCTGCTATTCCACAATACCGGGCTGTACAACATTGATGGTCTTGGGGCCTATCCGGAACCAAACACAGGGCGCCATGAGGTCACCGGGAATCCCGACCATATGGGACAGTTCCGGGCTCCAGGCCTGAGGAACGTGGCGCTGACTGCACCATACAACCACGATGGCTCAGTGGATACTCTGGAGGATGTCATCCGCAATTACGCTGCCGGTGGCCGTTTGATAGTCTCCCCGCCCTACCCGGGCGATGGCCGAATGAATCCCTACAAAGACGGTTTCATCGTTTCGTTTTCAATTACTGAATCGGAAATCCAGGATCTGGTAGCCTTTTTAGAATCCCTGACGGATCAGGCTTTTATTACCAACCCGCGATTCTCAAATCCCTGGACCGATAATTCCAATAAGGATCTGACTCCATGA